A stretch of DNA from Saccharomyces eubayanus strain FM1318 chromosome IX, whole genome shotgun sequence:
TGAATTTATAGTAGAAAAAGTAgggaaattgaagaaataaatCGGCATGACCCGTTTGGgttattgtatttttttctatttggCTGCGCTTGGGTTCATGGCGGTTATTGTAGAGTTCGAATTTGATTTCGAGCTTGGATTTGAGTTTGAAAACGGAGGGTTGTTTTTGTggttattattattgttgttattattatgattAGTTGTGTTGACAGCAATTGATGGTGACGGAGCCAGCTGCGATTCTAGTTTTTGCTTCAGATGAAGTTTGCCTCTTACAATTGCATCGTTGTCCTCCTCTTCAGACGAAAAGCCTTCACTGCCACTGGACTCGATATGGAACTTGGATTTGGGCTTCCCAGTCATGATGTTTGTAGCACTGCTTGGCATGTTGCTGTTTCTTCTCGAATGGACGGTGCCTGAGGGTGACCTCTGTTGTTTCAGCAGGTATTGCTGGTTTGATGGCGATCTTGATAGCACGGCGCCAGCGCTGTTGCCGCCGCTGCCAACCCCACTGGCATTATTGGTCGTTGTGTTAGAGTAGCGTCTGGATATGATGAAAGGGTTGGTAAAACCCATGTGTTGTGGGGGTGACGCCGAAGCTGATGGGGGTGAGGGCAAGTGAGAAGGCGTATTCATAattgatgacgaaaacgaGTAGTGATTTTGCATAGGCGGTCTTCTCAGGGGGTTTGCTGAAGACGGTGTTACTGTGgagttgctgttgttgttgatgttgttgtcaTCAGATAGCATGTCAGCGTAGGAATAAAACCTTAGCAATCTTGAACCGTGTTCGTTGGGAGATCTTGGGTGCGCAGGTGAcatttcgttttcaaaagattgaGATGAGAGACTCCTAGTTCTGCCCAGGGCTCTATCCAGCCCAATTGTAGATGGCCTTCTTGAGTAGACCATATCGACGTCATCAAGCCCAGTCGTCTCGTCAGTGACAATAGAACAACCAGCGTCTAATGCAGGAGGGACGAAATTCTCTAAAGTACGACGGTGATCTAGGGGAGTCTGCACAACGAAATCAGGATTATACGTTTGGTAAGATGCTATGGACTCATTTGTCCTGGAAGGTTGTAGGTGCAGGTTTACTGCAGACGATTTCTGGCTCAGATTATGGATATTCCTATTGCTAGTGTTATTATGATTAAACAAACTGGTCCTACTGCTTTGCCTGGAAAGAGGGTTCGCAGTGTTGTTTGACACCGTCTTATAGAGATATGACGGGTCCTCCACGTTTCGTTCAAAAATCATAGAGCTCTCGCTCATGGAGGGGGAAGGTGGCATATAAGTATCATCGTCCTCCGTCTGTACTGCCACGTGGGAGTCGTGGTCCCCGTTACTGTTGCTAGTATCCATCTCAGCTGTATAAGTGTGTGCCGCGTTGAATAGTCAATTTGCAATGATCTCCAGATCAGCCCTGTCTTCCTCAAAGAAACACATCAGTTCAAAGGGTGAGTCTGATATTCGAATTAATCACCTCACGATTGTTGCAACATTTGCGGTGTCCACACCGTGCGACGTGACCATAATTAAGAGAATTTAGGGCCATAGCATAAATAAAACACTATGCCATACGTAGTGCAAGCACTGGCCATACCTCGGCTGAAAAGCATATAAAATGCTAATCAATGGGTAAATACTACAACGACAAACACCTTCCACAGTTTTCTAGATCGATCTGGTACTGTTTCAGCAATATACGACATGTCACTCCACACGAGAAGAGGCCTTCCTACTCTTTTTCTCACGTATATaaagtgaaaaagttttttgatATGCTACTCTCGACTTCATTTATCTTACTATTCAGCTAGTGTCCGGTTACATCTAACTATTAAGGACGTGTACCACTTCAGCTCGGCTGAGGCTGAGGGCTCTGGCTTGAGTGTCTGTTTCTGTGGGCAAGAACGGAGTTGTGCACGAGAGAGTTTGACAGGCGCTTCCCGCTAGCCAATGTTGTCATGCTTGTAAGGGTACAAGTGCGATCTGGCTGTAACACAATGTTACTGGGCGCTACTATTCTCTTTTGTGTATTTTACGTTTTTCCGActtctttttccatttccatttttttttttttttttgatatatcATGATGAACATTATATTTTACTGCGTTATCGTATTGACGGGGGCTGTTTAAGTACAGTCTTGTTTTATAATCTATAttcatttatattttatatttcttACCAAGGAAATTGACTTTTAACAGATTTGCTGAAAGATATATcctacaaaaaaaaaaactggaaaacttgaggtggaaaaaaatgaataaaagaGAGTGTTGAGAGTAGCTCCTCTATGGGATTAGTATACTATCTTGTCGTATATTACTGTGTAACGAGCGCACTGTAGAGAAGCTCTTTGGTGAAATGGTAGACCAATGGACACCATTGCAAAAGGAGATCATCTCAGGCTTGACCGCGGGGTCCATAACCACCCTGGTAGTGCATCCATTAGATTTACTTAAGGTTCGTTTGCAGTTATCTGCCACGAATGCGCAAAAGGCCCATTATGGTCCACCCACGGTGATCAAGGAGATCGTACGTTCATCGGCCAATAATAGATATCGTACACTAAAGGTGATCAATGAACTATACCGTGGACTAACCATAAATCTGTTCGGGAATGCCATTGCATGGGGGGTTTATTTCGGATTATATGGCATCAGCAAAGAACTAATATACAAGTCAGTGGCAGGGCCTGAGCAAATCCAGCATAAAGGCGCTAACAATGACCACAAGATGAATTCGCTTATCTACTTGTCTGCTGGCGCTGCCAGTGGACTGTTGACGGCTATCTTGACGAACCCTATCTGGGTCATAAAGACAAGAATCATGTCCACCAGCAAAACTGCGCGGGGCTCTTACACTTCCATATACAATGGTGTCCAGCGATTGCTACGAACCGAGGGCCTACAAGGACTGTGGAAGGGTATTGTTCCTGCACTATTTGGTGTTTCGCAAGGCGCTTTATATTTTGCAGTTTATGATACTTtgaagcaaagaaaattgcGACAAAAGGGCGGCGTTGGCGAGAAGAACCATTTAACAAACTTTCAAACCATTGAAATCACCTCCTTTGGCAAAATGATATCTGTCACTTTGGTCTACCCTTTCCAATTACTAAAATCAAATTTGCAGAGTTTTAGGGCGAATGAACAAAACTTCAAGTTCATTCCTCTAATAAAACTGATCGTTTCCAATGACGGCTTCCTGGGACTTTATAAAGGTCTGTCTGCAAACCTAGTACGAGCCATTCCATCCACCTGCATTACGTTTTGCGTGTATGAAAATCTTAAACATAGGCTCTAGCAGGcgtacatatatatgtacataaCACACTTTTGTGAATatagagaaagaaaaaaacataacCTGGTGAAGAGAAGAGGTTACTGTGAGGGAtggttttggttttttattatttctaaaaaatatttgtgATTATATTACAAAATGTAAAGtgttaaagaaaactattttaaaattttttagtaACCCAAAGCAGCTAGTTGTTTAGCAACATCAGATTCAGCAACGGTAGCGTTAGCAGATGTGACCTTCTTAGTGAAAGCTCTCTTCTTAGCGTAGTATTCAGCTGATGAAACCTTTCTCTTAGCTTCCAATTTAGCAACAATGTTTTCGTATTTCCAACCAACAGAGGAGGATAATTTAGCTAGAGTAGTGTACTTTCTACCTGGTTTCAATCTTAAAACTCTCAATGCTTGTGGGACAACaactctctttttcttgtcatATGGAGGTGGAATACCTTCGAAGACCTTTAAACGTTCCAAGGCAGCCTTACCACGAGCGGTCTTGTGAGAAACCATACCACGAAGAGCCTTGTAGAAGATTCTAGATGGAGCTCTGAAATGGAATGGACCACGGGTCTTGTTGAAACGAGTAGCCTTTCTTAAGTAGTCATGGTACTTTAATttgtttctgaaaaattcaccAGAGATGTTTAATTCTTCAGCTCTAACAACAACGATTTTTTGACCGTTTAATAATTGTTTAGCAACAACGGAAGCTAAACGACCTACTAAATGACCCTTACCTGATTAAAATTAATATTGATGAATAAATGTtcatttattcaaaaaattagatCTGTTAGTAAAACTCTTTCGGATAAGACGGCGATGTGATTCCTTTCCACTCTCTCCATATTATAAGTTACCTCTTGGTCTTAGCATGCATTTATTCTATCGGGTTCttcagaaatttttctttatggTTTTAATAACGATTTTATATCATATCTTGGGAAGATTCATATATTGTGTAATAAAATAGACCATGAAGTAGGAGGAAGGAATACACTcgataaaaacaaaaaaatctaacGTACCATCAATGACAACAACTGGTTCAACAGACATTTTCTCGATTGATTCTTCACCTTCtgtcttcaaaagaaaaaatataaaataatatttgTATAATGCAACTAATATGATGTACGTAGTAAATAGCTAATATAATTATTACATGATAGCCCAAAATTGGCCTATTCCTGTACAATCTACGTTGGCCCATTGCAATAGTACATTTCCAAGCACAAGGTTGGGGATTCCCCTTCCACTGCAGTTGCGCAATGAGCCTGGAGGGGACTCTCGCCTTTCCCAGCTTGGGCCTGCGAACAGAAGCCCAGCCGAGGAAATATTCGCCCAGACAGGTTTTGCTCTGCCTGAACCTTTGAAAGCGCCTTACGCTCAAGCCGAGCATAGCGAGCCAACACTTCCGCCAGGACGCGAAATgaaattcaataattcATAAATATGTACAGGTTTTTTGGGTGTAACGATGTTTAATTTTATAAAGCAGTCATTAATTTTGCTTTCAAATAATGGAATCTGCATAGTACTTCCAGATATACTCAGCAAGGGAATCTCCATTCTTCATTCTTCTCCTCTTGCTATGCGTCGATGCTGGTAACAGGGCACTagttttattctttttcatgaAATAATAGTCCAATAGTTGCTCCTTAGGAAATTCCAACACTGTTCTTATGGGTGCTCTAGCATTATTCGCCATTACACGCAATTTAAGCAAAATGTCCCTTATTAATTCATGTGAGCGTTGAGGCGACGATTTAAATTGAGAGTTCCTACACATGATCTCTAACCCGTTGATGTATAATATAATCTTTAGCGGATCAGCAGCAGCGTCTTCTGTGTCCTTTTGAGCGTTGATCTTGTTCATGGATAGAATTTGTAGTATTTTGACTGTTATGGCGCTAAGCTCTTCTAGATCAAGACAGGTGTTAATTCTGATATTTTCATATATCTTGGCGTTTTCTGAAAGATCTGGCGGTACTAGTTTCTGGAAATGGCTTAGCGGGAATGAGTTTGTAGCATCGATAAAGAATAATTGGGTAATAACATTattgttcaaaagattCTCCTTGATGAATCGGCAAAGGTCAGCTCTTGTCGGTGATGGCCAAATGGCAATCAGGTCTAAATCTTCATACTTCATCCGTGTACGCTTGTAACCTTCcccttcctttttcttggtgttttctttcttcgAATGTAAAGCAAATAATTTAATGACGTTTTCGCGTTCGATAGTAAACAAGTATATGggtgatgaagaatataaTAATTTATTCCACGTAAAGATATAAATGTAAATACTCTGTTTATGTAATCGTTACCCTAAGTAATGTGAACCTTACTTACTGAGGCTAtgtcgttgttgttgttgttgttgttgttgtttaaTAATACACACGGGTATCTCTCAATAGTAAATAAGCTCAGAGAGAACCATTATTCACGTTGGCATTTGTGGCTATGTTCATCGACATCTTGGACGGCATTTGACTAGTCAATTGGGTTTCTTGCAATTGTGGGGTAGTCTCTTGTAAAACTGGTCTTGTGTTTTGGGAAGGTCGCTTCACCTTCTGCGCCTTTATCTCCCTTGTAGCTGTAAGTGAAGATTCGGGGGCTGGTATCTCTCCAAATTTGGACATGTGTAATTGTAATTGTCTTGTTACTGATGCACCACGTCTGATCTTGCTTAACTTACCGGCGTTCCAtttgttcaagaaatctTGTCTGATCTCATCGCTGATCTTCCAGTTCATCCCTTTACCCTGTTGGCCAGCTCTCTTGGGTACCTTTTCGAAGGCTTTATTTAAGGATAAGTTATGTCTCACAGA
This window harbors:
- the CSM2 gene encoding Csm2p — its product is MKYEDLDLIAIWPSPTRADLCRFIKENLLNNNVITQLFFIDATNSFPLSHFQKLVPPDLSENAKIYENIRINTCLDLEELSAITVKILQILSMNKINAQKDTEDAAADPLKIILYINGLEIMCRNSQFKSSPQRSHELIRDILLKLRVMANNARAPIRTVLEFPKEQLLDYYFMKKNKTSALLPASTHSKRRRMKNGDSLAEYIWKYYADSII
- the FLX1 gene encoding flavin adenine dinucleotide transporter FLX1, which produces MVDQWTPLQKEIISGLTAGSITTLVVHPLDLLKVRLQLSATNAQKAHYGPPTVIKEIVRSSANNRYRTLKVINELYRGLTINLFGNAIAWGVYFGLYGISKELIYKSVAGPEQIQHKGANNDHKMNSLIYLSAGAASGLLTAILTNPIWVIKTRIMSTSKTARGSYTSIYNGVQRLLRTEGLQGLWKGIVPALFGVSQGALYFAVYDTLKQRKLRQKGGVGEKNHLTNFQTIEITSFGKMISVTLVYPFQLLKSNLQSFRANEQNFKFIPLIKLIVSNDGFLGLYKGLSANLVRAIPSTCITFCVYENLKHRL
- the VHS2 gene encoding Vhs2p, encoding MDTSNSNGDHDSHVAVQTEDDDTYMPPSPSMSESSMIFERNVEDPSYLYKTVSNNTANPLSRQSSRTSLFNHNNTSNRNIHNLSQKSSAVNLHLQPSRTNESIASYQTYNPDFVVQTPLDHRRTLENFVPPALDAGCSIVTDETTGLDDVDMVYSRRPSTIGLDRALGRTRSLSSQSFENEMSPAHPRSPNEHGSRLLRFYSYADMLSDDNNINNNSNSTVTPSSANPLRRPPMQNHYSFSSSIMNTPSHLPSPPSASASPPQHMGFTNPFIISRRYSNTTTNNASGVGSGGNSAGAVLSRSPSNQQYLLKQQRSPSGTVHSRRNSNMPSSATNIMTGKPKSKFHIESSGSEGFSSEEEDNDAIVRGKLHLKQKLESQLAPSPSIAVNTTNHNNNNNNNNHKNNPPFSNSNPSSKSNSNSTITAMNPSAAK
- the RPL16A gene encoding 60S ribosomal protein uL13, with amino-acid sequence MVSHKTARGKAALERLKVFEGIPPPYDKKKRVVVPQALRVLRLKPGRKYTTLAKLSSSVGWKYENIVAKLEAKRKVSSAEYYAKKRAFTKKVTSANATVAESDVAKQLAALGY